Proteins encoded within one genomic window of Macrotis lagotis isolate mMagLag1 chromosome 3, bilby.v1.9.chrom.fasta, whole genome shotgun sequence:
- the LOC141519322 gene encoding olfactory receptor 5P3-like: protein MSFKNHTEVTEFIILGLTASPTLRVILFVIFLSVYIFTLIGNLSIIILIRNSSQLHTPMYLFLSHLAFVDVGYSSSVTPIMLMNILGEIPSLPLAGCASQLCSVVTFGTAECFLLSVMAYDRYVAICSPLLYSTNMSTRVCTLLVIASYLGGCLNAWAFTGCLLSLSFCGPNKVNHFFCDYSPLLKLSCSHDFLAEIIPAITSGSIIVVTVFIIVISYVYILFSVLKMHSTDGRHKAFSTCTSHLTAVTLFYGTITFIYVMPKSSYSTDQNKVVSVFYTVMIPMLNPLIYSLRNKEVKGAIRKLISRKQLFLRKT from the coding sequence ATGTCATTCAAAAACCACACTGAAGtgacagaattcattatcttggGATTAACAGCTTCTCCAACTCTTCGTGTCATTCTCTTTGTGATATTTCTGAGTGTCTACATTTTCACATTAATTGGTAACCTTAGCATAATCATCTTAATCAGAAATAGCTCCCAACTTCATACTCCAATGTATCTTTTCCTCAGTCACTTGGCTTTTGTAGATGTTGGCTACTCCTCATCAGTTACACCTATCATGCTCATGAATATTCTTGGGGAAATTCCTTCACTCCCTCTAGCAGGATGTGCATCTCAATTGTGTTCTGTAGTCACTTTTGGAACAGCAGAATGCTTTCTGTTGTCTGTAATGGCCTATGATAGGTATGTGGCTATCTGTAGTCCCCTGCTCTATTCCACCAACATGTCCACCAGAGTTTGCACACTATTAGTGATTGCATCATATCTGGGTGGTTGTCTGAATGCTTGGGCTTTTACTGGTTGTTTATTGAGTCTGTCCTTCTGTGGACCTAATAAagttaatcattttttttgtgaCTACTCACCTCTACTGAAACTTTCCTGCTCCCATGATTTTCTTGCTGAAATTATTCCTGCTATCACTTCTGGGTCAATTATTGTGGTCACAGTGTTCATCATAGTCATCTCTTATGTATACATTCTCTTTTCTGTCCTGAAAATGCACTCCACTGATGGAAGACACAAAGCCTTCTCAACCTGCACCTCCCATCTCACTGCAGTGACTCTATTTTATGGGACTATTACTTTCATTTATGTGATGCCTAAATCCAGTTACTCAACTGACCAGAACAAAGTAGTTTCTGTCTTCTATACTGTAATGATCCCCATGTTGAATCCCCTGATCTACAGCTtgagaaataaggaagttaagggaGCCATAAGGAAACTGATAAGTAGAAAACAgttgtttttaagaaaaacataG